ACAGCATGTCTAAGTCCAACCAACTCACAACAACCCAATTCAAGAAAACTACAACACTATATCTTTAACACAAAGAAACTAAATCACACATTGTAACTAAACATTCTAGGCAAATCACATTAGCAACAACTGAATCTGATCCTAAATATTCATAGATGATGATGCCTCCTCATTATCATTCCAAGTTTTATCTATACTCCTAGAAAAGGCATCTTCAAGTTTTTACTTTGTAGATCTTGGTACATCACGGTATGGGATGCCAATCTCTTGTTGCAAACAATTTCATTCACCACACGAACAGATTTGTGCTAAGAAATAAGACAACAAAAATGAAATTTGTTTAATTTACTGAAATTTAATAAAAGACGAAATACTTAAGCAATAAAGAACCAGTTCTACAAAAACACGATATCAAGGAATAATGGTCGGAAATACAACATAGAGATGAAAACTTACAGCAGGTAATACTGAACCAAAAATATGTGAAACAGGGTCTTCAATAGAAGCCATATTTGAGGCCAAAACAATAGCACACTAATTATACATGTTTTGATAGAGAAAACAATATCATTGTTAAGCATAATACTAAAAAAGTGAACAAAcacttattaaaaaatatcttggaAGTCaatagagaaaactaaactaaccGCATTCAAAGCACAATTCTCAACACGTTCAATCAGCTTTAACATAAACTCGTGTAGAAACTTTAAAAACATTATACGCAGGGCATATTGTGTCACTCTCAACGGGCTGAGGATCAACCATGAATACCAATTTTTTTCCTATCAATTTGTACAAAAAATCAGATGCATCCAAGTGAAATTCTTCATTCTAACAATAGAAGAATAGAGAAGTCAGTATCTGAATAtacagagaaaaaaaaaagaatagaatatcaAACCCAAGAAATCAAAGACACAGAAAGAGAACAAATTAAAGAGTAGTAACAATACACATGAcgtatctttaagatacaaatTAAGGAAATCATCAATTGATATCACACCAGAGAGAATTTTACagaattttttacttttaatcacaacattttttttacattaaatGAATAAAGATATATCATTTAACAGGTAGAAATATAAGAGATAAGGAGTTCCAGTCTAGAGAAcatggtgaaaaaaaaaaaagcagaacatcaacattattaatttattgaattAAATCCCCAATAAAAAATACAACATCAATAATTCAAAGATTAGAAACTAACTTATCAtcataaatgaaattaaaataaatgtcTTGTTTTCTAATAAAGTTAAGAATGTGACCTGTAAGAcataaaagtttttaaaaataaaaatatcactaacaaaaaaaacacacacacacacaaccaACTCCTAAATACATTACCAATTCCAAGAAAAACAACTCACTCATCAGTTTTAGATTACAAATAGTAAACAACTAAATGTTAAACATATCCAACTAAAATTCAAGTGGAGTATAATAACACAGATAAGAATAAACTCCTCACTAATTTTATTTCAatattagttgaaaaaaataCAGATTCTCAATATTACTTATAGCACCATATGAAATAAATGAGTTGTTATCAAAACCCATATCTGAATAGTTCAcaatttttagataaattatacgCATCAATGTAACAAATAGATAATAAATTAATCTCGTTCAGAAGTAACTCGTAAAGAAGCTAACCAAGATAAAGGAGTCATCATCTCTTAAAACCAAGATAATAAATTAATCTCGTTCAGAAGTAACtcgagttgttcttcttctttctctgctGCTAAATAGAAGTAAGagataaatagaaattaaaaccaAAAGAAGCAAAATTGTCTCAACACAACTCCTCATTCTAATGTATTATATTAACATAACCACCcataaaaaaagcaaaaactttAGCATATAAAATATTAGAACCACTAAATATATATCAGAAACCAATCTTTAACTTCAAAAAAAGCTAAAAGTTTTTTCTCTTTCTACAATCAACCGGTTCTTCTCATTTCACTCGTTCTAAAATATGCattatctcaaaaaaaaaaaacattactaAACCacaaaaaaaagaacaaattaaatataatttatataaatataagcaagaagaaaaataagtccGGCAAGCTTCAGCTCTATATGAGGAAATTCAAATTATTATCCTTATTAGCTTCTCTAATAAGCACCCAACCCCAATCTGGTTTAACAAAATACTATCTTAATTAGGAATATGAAagctaatcaaatttaattaagcATAAAGCAGAGTTTGTTACACACAGAAAGCATATATATAAGAGGAAATAGGAAATGTAAAAGCATATATACTCCTACTACTGCATGTGGACAGTAGTACTCTTAATGTGAAACAGATGAAAACACATAATCGGTGGCGTTCTGAATTAAGTAATTTCcacacagaaattaaaatttcaCTAATTAATCAAGATCCATATTATGTATAGTTATGAGCAGTGAAATTAAGTAAATGTGATATTGGGTCAGAGAGAGGGAGAATGAAGAGGTTCGAACCAAGGATCGCTTCCCTAACTGCGATGCAATCTCAGATCAAAATCCAGCTGGATACTCAATTAATCTCTTATCAATTTCCCTCTTATCAAACAAATCCTAATAGACTATTTTGTCTTGCAATCTATATATCCATATGGAAGGTTGTAATTCTGTACCTGTGGGGTAAGTACTGAAGGCAACTCCATGTAGCATATGAACCCATTGAGACTCCAATGACATAGAACTGTGGCCCTAACTCCAACTGATCAGCAAGTTCTTGAATGTCAAGTGCTTCACTTTTGAGCGAGCGTTTGGGATTTGGATCACTTTCTCCATACCCAGCTCGGTCATATTGCAGCAGATATATGCCTAGTTCATCTATTAGTTcctgtatatatgtatatatatatatacacgttGAGTAACCTTATTCAGCATATGAATATCTTAATTGTATAGTACTACTATTCTGTTTAAGTTGACAGGGAATGAGTAATTGTACTTGGGGTGCGAGAAAGTTCATCTCTTTGGAGCTTCCAAAACCATGGACAATGATGATCTTGTACTTTGCCACGTCCTTAGAAACCCCTCTCTCAAGATAAGCCAGGTGCCTCCCATCTCTGAGTTTAATTCTTGGTGAAATCATAGCAAAATCATCTTGGTTTGGAGAAACAACCTTAGTCCCCTGAAACAAAAACCCAACAACATATATAATATTGAAACCATTAAGAATGAACAAATCTTATCAGTGTTTACCTGATAGAAACCTCTGCAGAGTTGTTTTGTCTGAGATTGTGATGGTTTCTTATCACTGAACAATAGTTTAAGGTGATGTCCGAATCTTTTCATCTGTTCTTGATGACTTAGTAGATCCAAGCCTATGCTTTTTATTTCTGTGTGCACATCAAATATGAATGGAATGAAAACTGAATTTGGTTCATTTGGTTTGTTTAAATCAGAGAAAATCGAACAAAAAGCAATCGGATCGTGGAATTCATGAATTGTTGCGATATGATGAAGGAAAAGGAACAAAAAGTAGACCTTTTCACGTTACTAAAAGTAGTCTGATgtgttaaatttttaattaaatgtaaCAGATTTTTTTACTCTATCACTCTTAAAATATTGTTGCGTTGAATTGAGACTACGAAAGTCACAATCACACAAGCTCAACTACTATTTCTTATATTCTTTTTCAACCTTAACCATTGTGTGCGACAACAAAAGTAAATTTCAGATATAAGTTCAGTGTATAAATTTTCATGAAAAtaggttaaaaaattttaatgaattGTTACTTAAAAAAGGCACCCAGGCGAATTTGAAACTCAATTCGGTTGTGACAAAAAAAACAAACAGAAATcgcgaaaataaaaaataaggtaACAGGTAATGACTTCTCAAGATACAAAATGAGGTCGGCAGCAGTTGGAATTGAAACAATATTCTAATAGTTTTTAATACACCAATGAACTTTCCCATATCAGAAAAAAAATATTGCAAAACCATACAAAAGCTTTTAGCATATTTAAACTCAAGATTAAAAATCCAAAGAATACACCCAAACTTATAACAAAGAACAAAAAGAACCTTGAAATCTTTAAATGAGAAAATATCAAAAACTGAAATTTGAAAGCATGTCATTTCACTAATTAGGCAGTATCCAATTCAAGTGACTAATCGAAGCCACTAAGTTTTTGTTAAACTGATTTGAACACACAAATACTACACCTTTATGTTATTGCAATTATTCTAGCATTTTCAGCCCGAAATAAAATCTACAAACAACAAAGAAAAACCGAGAACACAGAGTCAAACACAATTTCAGAATTTTCACACCCAGAAGAAAGGGTCCAAATCATTAACCAAAACTAAGAACAAATTATACATAAATTTGAGACCTTTTTATGAGTAAAAATTTATTTGAGAAACTTTAAAGCGTGTCATTTCCAGCACCTTAAATCAGTTAGAAAATTGAAGATATTTTGGAATTTTCACATACAAATAAAAGCCCCAAAGAACACAGTAAGATAAGGAAATATCAACACTCACACTCCACACATGTGTAGTAGTAAACTCAATTTATGTTTCTAGTCAACATCATATAAAATTTTTACTTAAAAGAAAAGTTCAAAAAGCATCTAAACCAGCATGATTAAATCTGTGCATTGAACATTTATTATCCAATTCAAATGGCTAATTAAAGTGACTAAAATTTTGCTATACAAACTTATTCAACAAAACTATCAAAATAGCTATAATAACTAACTTTTTTATCCATTATCAGAAGCCAAAGAAAAGCATGTTCTTCATTCTCCTCCCTATGATCAATTAAACTCCACATTTTGATGATTCTGAGTGCTTTCTTCCAACATTCCTTCCAGCGGATGGGATTAGAGAGGAGCTTTTCTGAATCAGTTTGACACTAAGCATAGTTGATTTGTTTCATCTATCACACAAGCAGCAATACAGACAAAACCACCCAATTTTCAGAAGGAAATCAGAAGGGAATGGATAAACAGGACCAAAAACAATTACTGTTACTGGAACGCAACATCTTATATCAAAACAAAAAACCCAATTTTCAAAACAGAATCAGAAAAGAACGCCCAAACAGGGACAAAAACAATTCCTGTTAATTGAAAAGAAACTTGAGTATCAAAGTAAACAAATATCAAAGAATCTGAAATAAGTTATAACCACTACATACCCACATCACAGGAAATTCGGACTGAACAGTGAAACACGCCACATGATGGAAGGGGACAGAGAAAGGACAAGGCCGCCATTAAAATTCCCACCTAACTTGTTGTTTCCCAAGATAAGAGAGACGCAGAGTGACATAAACCCTGGGCTGATTTCCTCTTGAGAACTACCACCGATCTTTAAATGAATCTGACAAATCAGACAAAAAAAATTTGTTCCCAGGATCCTTTTCCATGAACCCTAATCGCACAGGCAGCTATATCAAAGAGAGAGATCAAGAAATCGGTGATAGGCATAATATTGAATAAAAAGATGGAAGAAGACACGATTCGAATTCGAGGGATAGGGAGCCATTACCAATCGACAACGAAGACGCCTGAAAATATGAtgattggacctttgtagctgcaACCGCCGTTGCCGAGGAAGTGGGATGCGATTCCTCAATTGCCTTGAAGCAAGCCGCCGGGCTAACGCTCTTCGTGAGCGTGTGAAGCCCGCAACAGAGATCTCAGTCTCTCAGCATCGCCGGAATCTCTCCGCTTAGCTCGATCGGTTAGGGTTTTCAGATAGAGGTTGACAAAAACGATGTTGAAGATACGGCGTTCGAGAGCGCGAGATATGCCTTACAGAAATGAGCATTTAGGAGACAGGGAGAGCGATAAACAGAGTGTTAATGGCCAGAGATTATCCGGAGCAAGAGAAGTGAGTTGGCTATCTatgagaaaaagaagaggaaggtTGGATTTAGGGtttcaaaagaaaaagagagaggacGGCACAGGTTGAAGCGAAAGAGAGATAAAGAGGGAAAAGATAAGGGGAGAGAAGAATGTAACGTATTTACCTTACTCAccgtttcaatttttttattccaAGTTATTGAGAAACTGACGCGTGGCTTCAGGAGCCACGACAATTATACAAGTAGTAGATTAGAGTTGCTCTTAGGATCATTAATGGAATTAGTAGGTTTGTTTAATGTTTAGGGTTAGTTTATTAAATAAGTATTAtattaatcttttaaaaaatattaaaatattttattattggtAACTATTAGTTAACACAACATTGaatttttatactttatttttcatgtaaaaaaaaaacacttaaaACTCCATTTAAAATATATCCATATTAATTGATAGATAAATACTATATATTCAAATATATAAATTTTCGTCATGCATGAATATTATCTAGTTCGGTCTATGAATCAATTATTTAACTGATATGATCATCAATCTATACATACTCAAAAAATGTGATTCTTAGTGTGTAATTTATATCAATTCTCTTCTTCCTTTCATTGTATATATATCATTATAAAATTATGCTAATAATTGTGTCCTAAGTGATTATCAGATCAGAACACCAAGTCacagaataaaaaaataacaaatatcaAATCATTCATTAAAAGAATATGTGAGTGCAGAAACAATTTGTGTGCCAAGCAAGACTTACGTGCTTGGCATATTGAAGAATATGTTAAATGAAACTCTTAAATTCTCAGCTACATGAGTATATCCTGCATAATTCCATACATTAAAATAAGGTGAGATACTTTTTCATCATACATTGCTGTAAACAATgccatatatattatttattaattttatagtCATTTTTATACTCTGTCGATGATTTTCTTTCAATTTGCTCTTAGTAGCTTTGGCTCTTGTCATAGAAAATAGAGAATAACACACCTCTGATCTTTGAAATATAAAAACAAACCTCATCGTGTTCAATATTTTATCCAAAAAATGTTTACCTAATCAATTCAGCTGAGGGTGCCACTTGATTAGCTTCACTCGACGCTTATTGCTTTTTCTGACTCGCCTCATGCAATTTCTgaaagaaaaagtctaggggccagcaactattttaaattctggccagcatgtaaccagcaaaaaaaagtgAGTTATTAGATGaaattttacaaaatgaaaatgtctcgtgcctagggacgagctaaaaacagaaaagtctcctctgagttcagccagtgttagcaagcaaaaagggggctaagattcaacccccttctcttagccactgaaaccatcaaccATTATAAGGGAGACGACGAAGATTAATCTCCCAAAGACAAAGGAGTTCAAGGGTGTGAGGGACGCTCGAGAGGTGGAGAACTTCCTATAACAAATGGAGAGGTACTTCGAAGGTCAAGGGGTAGTCAAAGAAGCAATAAAGGTACGCATTGCAGCTCTCTACCTTTCTGATAATGCTACTTTTTGGTGGAGAAAAAAATGTGAAGATGTGAAGAATGATACTTGCAACATAGTCACATGGAAAGATTCCAAAAGAAGTTGAAAAGACATTTCTTCCCTGAAAATGTGATCTATGAAGTAAGGAAGAAGTTGAGGGAGTTGAAGCACAAGAGTACGATTAACGACTACGTAAAGGAGTTCACTACTCTTACTCTTTAAATTCCTAACTCAATATTAGAGGATACATTGTTCATCTTCATTGATGGACTCTAAACTTGGGTAAAGCAAAAATTACAAAGAAGGAATGTTAATGATGTCAATAAAGCCATTTTGGTTGCTGAATCGCTCACCAAGTATCATCGAGGAGACTTTAACCCAAGTCTTCTTCCAAACCTAGTTCTACTAAAGGTGGAGGAGACAAGGAGAAGAGTTTCTCTCAACTAAGAAAAAAGGGAAGTACTCTTCAAAAAAAGAGtacgaagaaaagaagaaagcttaGCTTTCGTGCCCAAAAGAGGATGTTTCGTGTGCAATGAACCACAATAAATGAAGGACTGTCCCAAAATAGAGTCTTTGGCATCTATCGCCGAAGAAGAGAGATTGAATCACAAGTGACTGAATGTGTTGGATCTgtcaaactcatgaatgctgtGAAGGGCAAAGAGGCAAAGTCCTGTAGAAAAGAAAGGTTTGATGCATGTCAAAGTCTTTAACAATAGAAAATCTGTTATGGCTATGATCGATACTGGTACTACACACAACTTCATCACGCCTGATAAAGTAAAGAGGTTTGAGTTGAAGATCACCAAAAGAAATGGTTGGTTCAAACCCGTGAATACCAAGGATGAATCTCTTAAGGGAGTAGCAAAAAGAGTTGAGATGACTCTTGGTTCTAGAAAGGGCCTTGTGCATTTCTCAGTAGGACCCATGGATGATTTCAAGATAGTTATCGGGATCGATTTTTAAaggaaggcaaatataatacCTATGGCATACTATGACATAGTATGTGTCATGGAGAAAGGGTCTCCATGCATGTTCCCTACAGTCTCTAAAGTTAGAGGACCATCGATGTTCTCCATCATGCAACTCAAAAAAGGATTCAAGAAGGGAGAGATTACATATTTGACTCTATTACAAGAGGAGTCAACATCTGAAAGAGAAGATGTTTCTCCCGAAACCAAGAAAATCTTTGAAGAAAATAAAGATGTGATGCCTCCCGAGTTGCCAAGATAACTACCACCTAGGAAGAAGGTGGATCACTAGATTGAATTGGAGTTAGGAGCGAAGCTGCTTGCCTCAGCACCTTATAGGATGGTGCCGCCAAAACTTGAGGAGTTGAAAAAGCAACTCAAGAATCTGCTAGATGCTGGATTCGTCCGTCCATCAAAGACTGAATTGGCGGCCATTTTCATTGTTGAAGGAGACATTATACGCATCATCAAGAAAGGGTTACATTATGATCTATTAGTCAAGAAGTTGGTAGAGTTGGCTAAAGAAGGTAAGACCAAAATATTTTAGCTAGAAGACGATTTTTTCTTCTCCAAAGGAAGAAGACTATACGCCCCTAAGTGGAAAAATCTAAGAAGAAAGTTTGTGAGAGAATGCCACAACACCAAGTAGGTTGGTCACCAAGGTCAACGAAGGATCTTGGCACTCATTAAATCTCCCTATTATTAATCTAAATGAGGGATGAAGTATAACGCCCTAACTTTT
The DNA window shown above is from Arachis ipaensis cultivar K30076 chromosome B08, Araip1.1, whole genome shotgun sequence and carries:
- the LOC107611664 gene encoding uncharacterized protein LOC107611664 isoform X2, producing the protein MKRFGHHLKLLFSDKKPSQSQTKQLCRGFYQGTKVVSPNQDDFAMISPRIKLRDGRHLAYLERGVSKDVAKYKIIIVHGFGSSKEMNFLAPQELIDELGIYLLQYDRAGYGESDPNPKRSLKSEALDIQELADQLELGPQFYVIGVSMGSYATWSCLQYLPHSRERRRTTRVTSERD
- the LOC107611664 gene encoding uncharacterized protein LOC107611664 isoform X1; this translates as MKRFGHHLKLLFSDKKPSQSQTKQLCRGFYQGTKVVSPNQDDFAMISPRIKLRDGRHLAYLERGVSKDVAKYKIIIVHGFGSSKEMNFLAPQELIDELGIYLLQYDRAGYGESDPNPKRSLKSEALDIQELADQLELGPQFYVIGVSMGSYATWSCLQYLPHSSRERRRTTRVTSERD